Genomic window (Streptomyces sp. LX-29):
CCCGCGGTCAGGTCGCCCACGACGGTGCCCGCCTTGGCCGTGTGCGGCAGCGACCGCCCGCCCGCGGCGAGGGAGAACCTGACCTTGTGACCGGCCCAGCCGACGCCCTTGAGGTCCTTGGTGGCCACCACCGGGGTACGGCCGCCGAGGCCGTCCTCGACATAGCCCACCACCTGGCCCTTCTTGACCAGGGTGTCCGCGACGAGGGCGCCGCGCGTCGCCGAGATCTGCTTCTGGACCTTGGCCAGGGCCACGGCCAGATGGGCGTTGGGGTCCTTGCTGTTGTGGTTGCGCTGGTCCAGGGTGACGCCGAGGATCAGCTGGTCCTTGCCGCCGACCGTCTTGTAGGCGGCCCACATCAGCGCGCCGCCGGCGGCCGAGCTGGAACCGGTCTTGATGCCGGCGGTGCCGGGCTCCGTGGTCACCAGGGAGTTGTTGTTGAAGATCCGGTCCTTGGTGACCGGGTCGTTGAGACCGGGGATCCGGATGTTCTCCGTGCGCACGACCTGCCGGAAGGTCCGGTCCTTCATGACCTCCTTGGCCAGCTTGAGCTGGTCCACCGCGGTGCTCTTGGTGGTGGCCGACAGACCGCTGGGGTCGGTGTAGACGGTGTTCTTCATGCCCAGCTTCTTGGCGGTGTCGTTCATCTTCTTGACGAACGCCTCCTCGGAGCCGGCGTCCCACCGGGCCAGCAGCCGGGCGATGTTGTTCCCCGACGGGATCATGAGCATCTCCAGCATCTGCCGCTGGGTGTACTCCTGCCCCGCGCTGACGGCGACCCGGGACTCGTCCGTGGCGTCCGACTCGTCGCCCGCCTGCGCGTCGACCTTGATCTTCGGGCCGGGCTTGTCCGCCTTGAGCGGGTGGTCCCGGAGGATGACGTACGCCGTCATCACCTTGGTGACGCTGGCGATCGGCACCGGCTTCTGCTCGCCGAAGGTGCCCACCATGCCCGCGCCCTGGACCTCCGCGGCCGCCTGACCCTCCTCGGGCCAGGGCATGGCGAACGGCGTGCCCTGGAAGGTGAACGCCGCCGAGTCCTTGGCGATCTCGAGCTGCGGAGTCGGCAGCGGGCGCATCGCCTGCACGGTGACGAAGATGATCGCCAGCAGGATGACCAGCGGGGTCCAGATCTTGATCCGCCGCACGATGGTGCGGGTCGGGGTCTCCGGGGGCGGCGGGGTGTTCGTGAGCTGCGCCAGCAGGTCCAGCGGCGCCGGGGCGCCGGCCCCCGGCGTGGGCGGCAGCGGCTGCTGCTTGGTCCGCTCGAAGTCGGGCAGCGGCGCCGGGGCGTTCTTGTCGGCCCCGGGCTTCGCGGGCGCGGCCGGCTTCGCCGGTGCGGTCGGCTTCGCGGGCGCGGCCGCCGTGGCCGCCGTGTCCGGCTTGGCCTCGGCGGAGCGGGCGGTCGCCGGCTTGGCGGGCGCCTGCCGCGCGGGCGCCGGGTCGTCGGCGGACCTCAGCGGCACGAAGGTGCTGGGCTTGCCACTCGGCGCGGCGGGCGCACCGGTCCCTGCGGCGGTACCGGCGCCGGCGGGCGCGGCCGCACCGGCGGCCCGACCGGCTTCCGCGGCCTTGCCGGCCTCGGCGCCCCTGCCCGCACCGGCGGCGGGAGCCTGCGGCGCCCGGAACGCGGTGGTCGGCTGGTCGGCGGGCCGACCGATCGCCGTGCCGGCGCCCACGCCGGCGGACCCCGGGGCATCCGTGCCGGCACCCTTACGGTCGGTGACGCCCCCCGCGCTCACGCTCTCCTTCTTATCCGCGCTCTTCACCGCGTCGGCCTCCGCGTCCGCGTCGGCGCCCCTGGCTCGCAGGGTGCCGAACACGGCGGTGGCACGGTCGACGCCGCCGGAGGAGGCGGGAGAACCGGAGGAGGCGGGAGCGGAAGCGGCGGCCGATCGGGAGGTCGCGGCCTGCTCGCCGCCGCCGGCGGACGCGCCCGCGCGGTCGGCCGTGGCGTCGGCGGCGCTGTCGGGCGACTTCTGGCGGAGCGCGCCGAAGAACGCCGTCGGCTGGTCGACCCGCCGGGCCGACGCCTTCTCGGCGTCCTTTGTGTCGGCCTCGTCGGCGCCCCGGTCCGTGCCCTCGGCCGCGTCCGCGTCGCCGGGCGCGGCGGAACCCGCGCCCGCGCGGGGCGCGGCGGAGTCCTTCGCGTTCTCCGCGCGGTCCGCGGTGCCGGCGCGGCCGGCCGCCGTCTTGCCCTCGGGTGCGTCGGCGTCGCGTGCGGCGGCGCCGGAATCAGCGTCGGAAGCAGAGCCCGCGGTGTCGGCGTCGGCGGGCTCGTTGGCGCTGGAGACCCAGGCCGCGACGGCCGCCCGAAGGCGTGCGTCGCCGCCCTCGACCGTCGCGGAGACGCCCGCGCGGTCGCTGGAGGCGGAAGCGTCCCGGCTCGTGGCCTCGGGCGCGGCCTTGGCCGCGTCGCCGCCCCGGCCCGCGGGGCGCATCGGCAGCGGCTCCACGTCGTCGCCGGCGCCGTCCGGCTTTCCGTCCGACTGCGCCGCGCGCTCGGTCACGTCGGCTTCACGCTCGCGAACATCATCCGCGGCGGCCTTGCCGCTCGCTTCGGCCGCGCCGCCCGAGCCGCCCGCGGGCGAACCGTGGCCCGCCGGCGAACGGTCACGCGTGGTCGCGTCCTCGTCCGTACGCAGGGTCCTGAGCACCGCGGTCGCGCGGTCGACCGGGGGCTCACCCGCCTCTGCCGCACCATCACCGGCGCCTGTCGCGTCGTCACCGGCGTCTGCCGCGCCGGTGCCGGCCGCACCGTCCGCGGCACCGGTGGCGCGGCTCGCCGCGCCGCGCTCACGCGCGACGGCGAGCCGCGGGTCGCGTTCGCCCTGAGTCGTCTCCCCCGACGACTTCTGCTGCTCCGACGTGTCGGGGGACTCGCCCGCCACCGATACCTCCTTGAAACTCGTCACGCGGCGATTCCCGCCGCCTCATGGCACGGCAATTTCACGCAGCGTTCTATCAAGTGTCCAGCGTCCCCACTACGCGTCAGCGCAGCGGGGCTGTCGTTACCGAACCGGTGCGCATTCACAGCACACCCGGGGCACCGCCGCCCTGCTAGACGAGAACGACATACCTGCTGGTTCCCACCCGAACCCCCCACGCACTCTCGACAGACCAATGTGAGAGGGGTCACCCTGTCATTCATCCACGCGGGGAGGCATGGATGGGCAGGAGCCGCAGAACAATTCCGGAGGAGCTTCTGCTGCTCGCCTTGGACCCGGCCACGGGCACCACGGCGCAGCCGCAGTCGCTCGACCTCGGTCTTGCCGGGGCGCAGCTAGTGGAGCTGGCTCTGGCAGGACGGATAGCCCCTGACGGGGATCGTATCGCCGTGGTGCTGCCACGGCCGACTGGAGATCCGACATTGGACTCCGCGCTCGAGTTGCTGCGTCGTCGTGGCAGCCCGGTGCGGGCGGTCCACTGGATCGGCGGGCCCCGACTGGGGCTGCGTCAGACCTACCTCACACATCTGGAGCGGTGCGGCATGGTGCATGCCGTGGCGGGCCAGATGTGTGGAGTTCTGCCGACGACTCGCTATCAGGCGACCGACACGGCCATCAGCCGGGAGATCAGGACCCGGTTGGACAGCGCGATCCGCACCGGCGTGCCGCCGGACCCGCGGACCGCGGCCCTCGCCGCCCTGGCCCACGCGGTCGGGCTCGGCAAGCACCTCTACCCCGGGAACGAGGGGCGTTCTTCGCGCTCCCGGCTCCGGGACCTGATCCGGCACGACCCGATGGGCGGGCTCGTGGCGCACGCCGTGATGGACGTGCAGAACGGTGTCGCGGCTCAGCCGAGGCGCGCGCCGGCCACGGCGCGACAGCCGGCGGTGCGTGCCACGGCCGGAGTTCCGGCCCAGCCGTCCCGCCGCGGGAGCATGGCCCGCGTGGGGGCCCGTTAGCACGCCGTCCCCAGGGCGTCGCGGGCCGTCGGCACAGCCATCGGCACGGCAGTACCACCAGTTCGAAGCAATCGGCAGTAATCCGCTCCACCGCGACCCGACCGCGACACAGTCGCCACTGACCCGGTACGGGAGCCGCTGTCAGCGCGCGGGGTGGTGGACCGGCCGCCCCGGACGACGGCCGATCCACCGCCCCGCGCGCACGCGTGCGTACGGCGCCCGCTTTCGTACGTCCTGCTTCGTTTACGGCCGTCGGCCACGCACCCGACGAACACTCTGTGGGGCCGTTTCCCAGCGCGCTCACGACCGTTGGTGGCAGTCTGCTGACCAGCAGAAGGCAGCAGTACGAAGCCGGAGGTGCACGTCCCGTGACGTCCAATGTCGGCCCCACCGTCAGGCGACGCCGGTTGGGTCAAGAACTGCGCAGGCTCCGCCAGGAGAAGGGCATGACGGCGGAGGAGGTCGCCGAGGAGCTGATGGTCTCCCAATCCAAAATCAGCAGACTGGAGAACGGCCGTCGCAGTATCAGTCAGCGCGATGTGCGCGATCTGTGTCGGGTCTACAAGGTCGAGGACAAACACCTCGTCGATTCCCTGATGCAAATGGCCAAGGAGTCGCGCCAGCAAGGCTGGTGGAATGCGTTCGGCGAGGTTCCGTACAGCGTCTACATCGGATTCGAGAACGACGCGGCATCGCTGCGGATCTATGAACCGCAGGGATTGCCCGGTCTGCTGCAGACCCCGCGATACGCGGAGGCGGCCGTCACCGGCGTGCTTCCGGAAGCCGCTCAGGAACAGATCTCCCAGCGCGTGCAGGTGCGACTCAAGCGGCAGGAGCGGATCAGCGACCCGCTCAATCCGCTGCGGCTGTGGGCGGTCGTCGACGAGGCGGCGCTGCGGCGCGTGGTCGGCAGCCCGCGCATCATGGCCGAACAACTGGAGCACCTGGTCCAGATGAGCCACGAGCCGCATGTGACCGTGCAGGTGCTGCCCTACGACGTGGGCGCGCACCCGGGAATGAGCGGCCAGTTCGCCATTCTGGAGTTCTCCGACGAGTCCGACACCAGCGTGGTCTACCTCGAAGGCGTCACCAGCGACCTGTACCTGGAGAAGCTCACCGACGTGCAGAGCTACAGCATGATGTACGAGCACCTGCGCGCCCAGGCGTTGAACGTCGAGCAGAGCCGTCGGTTCGTCCTGGAGGCGGCGCGCCAGCACCTGGAAGCCCGGTAAAACCGATCCATAACGTGCCGAACTGCCGAGGGAGGCCGGAGAGTACACCTCCGCGCCTGCCACACGGAAGAGGCCGATGGAATATGCCATCCGGTCGAGTGACGATCCCATTCTCCATCCGAGGCCGCCGAGTAGTGTCGATCACGCCTCCTTAACCGAGGCGGAACACCATCGACGAAACACCTCGAACGCATCGGAGTTGACGTGTCTATTCAGCCTGGAAAGCAGAGCATGTGGACCAAGTCCTCTTACTCGACCACCGGCGCCTGCGTGGAAGTTGCCTCTCCCACCGCGGTTGAGATCGCCGTGCGCGACTCCAAGAACCCGCAGGGGCCGGCGCTCGGCTTCGCCCCCGAGGCGTGGTCCGCATTCGTGGCGGACGTCAGCGGTGGGGCTTTCGACATCGATTGATAGCCGCTGTCGTCTCCCAAGCGACAACCGCGCAGAGCCCTCTCGACCGGCCGCCGTCCCTGCCGAGGGGGCTCATTGCCGCGCTCTTCCGCCCCGCCGGTGTGGGGTGGGTGCCGAGTTTCGCATTCCCACCCCACACCGGCCGGAATTCCCTTCCTCGGATCGGCAGCCGCTCGCGCCTCGATCCTTCGCTCCCCGCTCCGTCGCTCGACCTCCGGCGCCCACATCCCGGACGATGTCGTTTCATGGTGAATCCTTCGCCGTAGGCTGCGGTCACCCGAGCCGCGAAGGAGCACCATGCGCACCGCCGTTCCCGATCTCGCCGCCCGCGCCACCTCGGTCGCCGGTTCCCCGGTACGCGACATCCTCGCGCTCACCGCACGCCCCGAGGTGATCTCCTTCGCCGGCGGGCTGCCGGCTCCGGAGCTCTTCGACGCGGACGGCATCGCCGACGCCTTCCGCCATGTCCTCGCGGCCGGTCCGCGCGAGGCGTTGCAGTACTCCACGACCGAGGGCGACCCCGCCCTGCGGGCCGTCACCGCCGCCCGGTTGACCTCCCGCGGCCTGCCCACCGGGGCGGACGACCTCCTTGTCACCACCGGCTCGCAGCAGGCCCTGACGCTGCTGGCGGCGGCCCTGTTGGAGCCCGGCGACACCGTGCTGGTGGAGAGCCCGACCTACCTCGCCGCACTCCAGTGCTTCGGCCTCGCCGGCGCGCGCGTCGTCCCGGTGCCCTGTGACGAGCAGGGGCTCGACCCGTGGGCGTTGGAGGAGCTGACCGCGCGGGAGCGGCCGAAGCTGCTCTACACCATCCCCACGTTCCAGAACCCCACCGGGCGCACCCTCCCCGCCGAGCGGCGCCGCGCGGTCGCCGAGGTGGCCCTGCGACAGGGGCTGTGGCTGGTCGAGGACGACCCGTACGGCGAACTGCGCTTCGCCGGCGCACCGGTGCCCTGGATCGCCGCGGACCCGCGGGTCGCCGACCGCGCGGTGCTGCTCGGCAGCTACTCCAAGATCATGGCTCCCGGGCTGCGGCTCGGCTGGCTGCGTGCCCCCGAAACCCTGCGCCGCGCCTGCGTCGTCGCCAAGCAGGCCGCGGACCTGCACACCTCGACGGTGGACCAACGGGCCGCGGCGCGCTATCTGACCGTCGCCGATCTGGACGCCCACCTCGGGCGGGTCCGCGGCGCCTACCGCGAGCGTCGGGACGCGCTGCTCGCCGGGCTGCCCGACGCCCTGCCGGAGGGCTCGCGGTGGAACGAGCCGGAGGGCGGCATGTTCGTCTGGGCCTCGCTGCCGCGCGGGAACGACGCCACGGAGCTGCTGCGCGCGGCGGTGCGGCACGACGTCGCCTACGTCCCGGGCGCGCCGTTCTTCCCCGCCGAGCCGGACCCGGCGGCGCTGCGCCTGTCGTTCGTCACGCACACCCCGGAGGAGATCGCGGAGGGGCTGACCCGCCTGACGGCGGCGCTGCGCGTCTGAGCCGCGGAATCGGGGTGTGGCCTCTCCCGAAGGCGACCCCCGGGAGGGGCGCAGGGCGCCCCGGGGAGGGGCGGAGGGGCACCCCGGGAGCGGCACGAAGGGGCTCACTCAAGGGCAAAACGGATCATTCCGCGTTATCCTGCCGCTCGCCACCGCCTCGCCTCCCGGCAACCCTCCCGGCAACCGGGAGGCGAAGGCTCTCCTGTCGGCGGGTCACGGGATGTCGGCGGCCCGCGCGGACCGCCCGTGTCGCCCCCTGGATGGTGGAGCCCCCGTGAAAGCCCTGCCGCGCCGCCGCCCCACCCTCTGGGCGGCGGTCTTCTGCCTGCTGTCCTTCACCGGCCTGTGGCTGGCGCAACGGGCCGCGCAGGTCTCGATGGTCGACCTGATGGTCTACCGCGCGGAGGGCTGGGCGGTGCGGACCGGCACGGACCTGTACGACCTGCGGGCCACCCGCTATGAGCTGCCCACCACCTATCCGCCCTTCGCGGCCCTGCTGTTCACCCCGCTGAGCCTGCCGACGGTCGGTGTCGTGAAGGTGCTGGCGACGGCGGTCAACCTCGCCCTGGTGGCCGCCCTGACCCAGCTGTCGCTGCGGCTGGTCGGCGACCGCCTCCCGGTGCCCCGGCCGGCGGCCGCGCTGCTGGTGGCCGCCGTCGCGGTGTGGTGCGAGCCGGTGTGGTCCACCCTGCGGTACGGCCAGATCAATCTGCTGATCGCGGTGCTGGTGCTGTGGGACCTCACCCGGCGCCCCGGCCATCGCTGGGCCGGCGTGGGCATCGGGATCGCGACCGGGATCAAGCTCACCCCGGCGCTGTTCGTGGTGTTCCTGGCGCTGGCGGGGCTCGCGGCGCGGCGGGGGCGCCGGACATGGGGCCGACGGCACCGGGAACCGCGGCCCTCGGGGTCGCCGCAGCCCTCGGGGTCGCCACGGCCACGCGAGGGGCTACGGCGGGAGGAACTGCGGCGGGCGGGCGTGGCGACGGCCGCCTTCGCCGCCACCGTGGCGCTGGCGGGCCTGGTGCTGCCGCGCGACTCGCGACGCTTCTGGACCGACGTGGTGCTCTCCGCGGACCGGCCGGGCGACGTCGAGGAGGCCGGCAACCAGAACCTCCGCGGCGTCCTGGCCCGCGCCCTGCACACCGTCGACCCGGGCCTGTGGTGGCTCCTCGCCGCCGCCCTCGTCGGCTGCGTGGGCATGGCCGTCGCGGTCGGTGCCCACCGCGCGGGCGAGCGGTTGCCGTACGGCCGGGCCTGGTCCGCGCTGGCGTGCGCGATCACCGCGCTGCTGGTCAGCCCGGTCTCCTGGTCGCACCACTGGGTGTGGGCGGTGCCCGTGGCCCTGCTGCTGTGCGCGGAGGCGCGCCGCCGACGCACCGCGCGGTGGGTCGGCGGGGCGGCGCTGACCGGGCTGCTCTTCTGCTCGTACGCGATCTGGTACCCGCCGCACGTCGTGCCCCGCCACGTCGAACTGCGTCTCGGCTCGGGCCAGATGCTGCTGACCGCGGCCTACCCCCTGCTCGGGGTCGCCTTCCTCGCCGTGGCCGGCTGTCTGACCGTACGGGCCCTGCGCACCCCGCCGGCCGCGAGCCTCGCGCCGCAGGGGCCGCACGGACCGCGCGCCCGCGCGGAGGGCGTGTCGCGCCGGCGGCCGTCCTACGCCCGCGGGTAGCGCGCCAGCCAGGCGGGCGCGGAGGACCCCGGGCCGTGCAGGGACGGCCCCTGGGTCATCTCCATGGCGAAGTCGTCCGCCAGTTGCAGCACCGTGGCGCGCCCCTCCACCTCCGCCACCCACGCCGGGGGCAGCGCCGTGTCGCCGTGCAGCGCGCCCAGCAGGTTGCCGCAGAGGGAGCCGGTGGAGTCGCTGTCGCCGCCGTGGTTGACGGCCAACAGCAACCCGTGGCGCACGTCTTCCGCGACCAGCGCGCAGTACACCCCCATGGCCAGGGCTTCTTCCGCGACCCAGCCCTCGCCGAGGGACTCGACCCGCTCGGCGGTCGGCAGCCCCTGCCGCACGGCACCCAGCGCGTGCTTGAGGGCGTCCGTGGTCTCCTCGTGGCCGGGTCGTGTGGCCAGGTGGGCCAGGGCGCGCTGGATGGAGCCGTCGAGGGTCTCGCCGCGCGTCAGGCCGTGCACGATCAGGGCGAAGGCGCCGGCCGACAGATAGCCGGTGGGGTGGCCGTGGGTCTGGGCCGCGCACTCGATCGCGAGTTGGAAGACGAGTTGCGGCTCCCACCCCACCAGCAGCCCGAAGGGCGCCGAGCGCATGACCGCGCCACACCCCTTGGAGTCAGGGTTCTTGGGCCGCTCCAGGGTGCCCATGGTCTCGTCGGCCAGCCCCGCCAGACAGGCCCGTCCGGGGGCGCGCTGCGCGTACAGCCACTCCTCGCGGGCGAGCCAGCCGTCGTCGTCCCTCCGCTCGTCCGGGCCCCAGTCGCGCTGGGTGGCGTACCAGCGCCGGTGGGCGGCGTGGATGTCGGTGGGCGGGTGCCAGGCGCCGGTGTCGCGCCGCACCTGGGCGCGGATCAGACCGTCGACGGTGAAGAGGGACATCTGTGTGTCGTCGGTGACGGTGCCCCGCCTGCCGTACGCCGGGACGAAGTCGGTGACGCCCGAGGAGCCGTGCCGGCGCCGGATCTCGGCGAGCGAGTCGAACTCGATGCCCGCGCCCAGCGCGTCGCCGATCGCGCCGCCGAGCAGACAGC
Coding sequences:
- a CDS encoding D-alanyl-D-alanine carboxypeptidase; this encodes MTSFKEVSVAGESPDTSEQQKSSGETTQGERDPRLAVARERGAASRATGAADGAAGTGAADAGDDATGAGDGAAEAGEPPVDRATAVLRTLRTDEDATTRDRSPAGHGSPAGGSGGAAEASGKAAADDVREREADVTERAAQSDGKPDGAGDDVEPLPMRPAGRGGDAAKAAPEATSRDASASSDRAGVSATVEGGDARLRAAVAAWVSSANEPADADTAGSASDADSGAAARDADAPEGKTAAGRAGTADRAENAKDSAAPRAGAGSAAPGDADAAEGTDRGADEADTKDAEKASARRVDQPTAFFGALRQKSPDSAADATADRAGASAGGGEQAATSRSAAASAPASSGSPASSGGVDRATAVFGTLRARGADADAEADAVKSADKKESVSAGGVTDRKGAGTDAPGSAGVGAGTAIGRPADQPTTAFRAPQAPAAGAGRGAEAGKAAEAGRAAGAAAPAGAGTAAGTGAPAAPSGKPSTFVPLRSADDPAPARQAPAKPATARSAEAKPDTAATAAAPAKPTAPAKPAAPAKPGADKNAPAPLPDFERTKQQPLPPTPGAGAPAPLDLLAQLTNTPPPPETPTRTIVRRIKIWTPLVILLAIIFVTVQAMRPLPTPQLEIAKDSAAFTFQGTPFAMPWPEEGQAAAEVQGAGMVGTFGEQKPVPIASVTKVMTAYVILRDHPLKADKPGPKIKVDAQAGDESDATDESRVAVSAGQEYTQRQMLEMLMIPSGNNIARLLARWDAGSEEAFVKKMNDTAKKLGMKNTVYTDPSGLSATTKSTAVDQLKLAKEVMKDRTFRQVVRTENIRIPGLNDPVTKDRIFNNNSLVTTEPGTAGIKTGSSSAAGGALMWAAYKTVGGKDQLILGVTLDQRNHNSKDPNAHLAVALAKVQKQISATRGALVADTLVKKGQVVGYVEDGLGGRTPVVATKDLKGVGWAGHKVRFSLAAGGRSLPHTAKAGTVVGDLTAGGGPGSASVPVALKSDLSEPSFGTKLTRIG
- a CDS encoding GPP34 family phosphoprotein; this encodes MGRSRRTIPEELLLLALDPATGTTAQPQSLDLGLAGAQLVELALAGRIAPDGDRIAVVLPRPTGDPTLDSALELLRRRGSPVRAVHWIGGPRLGLRQTYLTHLERCGMVHAVAGQMCGVLPTTRYQATDTAISREIRTRLDSAIRTGVPPDPRTAALAALAHAVGLGKHLYPGNEGRSSRSRLRDLIRHDPMGGLVAHAVMDVQNGVAAQPRRAPATARQPAVRATAGVPAQPSRRGSMARVGAR
- a CDS encoding helix-turn-helix transcriptional regulator, which translates into the protein MTSNVGPTVRRRRLGQELRRLRQEKGMTAEEVAEELMVSQSKISRLENGRRSISQRDVRDLCRVYKVEDKHLVDSLMQMAKESRQQGWWNAFGEVPYSVYIGFENDAASLRIYEPQGLPGLLQTPRYAEAAVTGVLPEAAQEQISQRVQVRLKRQERISDPLNPLRLWAVVDEAALRRVVGSPRIMAEQLEHLVQMSHEPHVTVQVLPYDVGAHPGMSGQFAILEFSDESDTSVVYLEGVTSDLYLEKLTDVQSYSMMYEHLRAQALNVEQSRRFVLEAARQHLEAR
- a CDS encoding DUF397 domain-containing protein produces the protein MSIQPGKQSMWTKSSYSTTGACVEVASPTAVEIAVRDSKNPQGPALGFAPEAWSAFVADVSGGAFDID
- a CDS encoding PLP-dependent aminotransferase family protein, translating into MRTAVPDLAARATSVAGSPVRDILALTARPEVISFAGGLPAPELFDADGIADAFRHVLAAGPREALQYSTTEGDPALRAVTAARLTSRGLPTGADDLLVTTGSQQALTLLAAALLEPGDTVLVESPTYLAALQCFGLAGARVVPVPCDEQGLDPWALEELTARERPKLLYTIPTFQNPTGRTLPAERRRAVAEVALRQGLWLVEDDPYGELRFAGAPVPWIAADPRVADRAVLLGSYSKIMAPGLRLGWLRAPETLRRACVVAKQAADLHTSTVDQRAAARYLTVADLDAHLGRVRGAYRERRDALLAGLPDALPEGSRWNEPEGGMFVWASLPRGNDATELLRAAVRHDVAYVPGAPFFPAEPDPAALRLSFVTHTPEEIAEGLTRLTAALRV
- a CDS encoding glycosyltransferase 87 family protein → MKALPRRRPTLWAAVFCLLSFTGLWLAQRAAQVSMVDLMVYRAEGWAVRTGTDLYDLRATRYELPTTYPPFAALLFTPLSLPTVGVVKVLATAVNLALVAALTQLSLRLVGDRLPVPRPAAALLVAAVAVWCEPVWSTLRYGQINLLIAVLVLWDLTRRPGHRWAGVGIGIATGIKLTPALFVVFLALAGLAARRGRRTWGRRHREPRPSGSPQPSGSPRPREGLRREELRRAGVATAAFAATVALAGLVLPRDSRRFWTDVVLSADRPGDVEEAGNQNLRGVLARALHTVDPGLWWLLAAALVGCVGMAVAVGAHRAGERLPYGRAWSALACAITALLVSPVSWSHHWVWAVPVALLLCAEARRRRTARWVGGAALTGLLFCSYAIWYPPHVVPRHVELRLGSGQMLLTAAYPLLGVAFLAVAGCLTVRALRTPPAASLAPQGPHGPRARAEGVSRRRPSYARG
- a CDS encoding ADP-ribosylglycohydrolase family protein, coding for MSASVGAAAAAWGRAEQQDFRSRVRGCLLGGAIGDALGAGIEFDSLAEIRRRHGSSGVTDFVPAYGRRGTVTDDTQMSLFTVDGLIRAQVRRDTGAWHPPTDIHAAHRRWYATQRDWGPDERRDDDGWLAREEWLYAQRAPGRACLAGLADETMGTLERPKNPDSKGCGAVMRSAPFGLLVGWEPQLVFQLAIECAAQTHGHPTGYLSAGAFALIVHGLTRGETLDGSIQRALAHLATRPGHEETTDALKHALGAVRQGLPTAERVESLGEGWVAEEALAMGVYCALVAEDVRHGLLLAVNHGGDSDSTGSLCGNLLGALHGDTALPPAWVAEVEGRATVLQLADDFAMEMTQGPSLHGPGSSAPAWLARYPRA